GAGGGTTTGGAGGGGAAGAGATAAGAGAGAAAAGGAGGGGACAATTTTCCTTATTTACTGATAATCAGAGGGATTGAAGGGCAAGGAAAACAGACCCCTCTGATTCTCTCCAACGCACCAATCAAAACCATCATACTAGGGAATTTCTCAGTCACATCCCCCCGTCCCAAATCACGCAAGGGAAAAATTGCAATTGAACACATTACGCCCATTTCACATTGTCATCACCATAAGACCATCATGTTAGCAGAACGCGTAGTAGAGAGGAGAACTAATGGGGGTTGATACTTGATAGTGAGAAAACACACCTTGGAAGTCGGGGATCAATAATTCGCCTCTCACGCAGCTCTTCCAAAGGAAGTGACTGAAATTCAAGAGAACCCAAAATGTGAGTCAACAATGTTGATTTTTGGCCCACAATATAAGGGCAGGCATATTGCTACTGGCCTATTGTACTAAGCCATGGGAATGTTAAATTTACGACATGGCTATGAGGGATCCAGCGACACAGTAGTGGCACCCATGGCAATAGGCCTTGCCCAAAAGAAAACTTGTACACGAAAGAGAATACCATGTCTGGAGCTGGAACCAGTGGCATAACTGCGTCTTGGTATTCAAAGCCCTTCCCCTCTTTCTGCATAAAAAATAACCACTGTCTCGTGCCTTACTATAAATTCCTCTCCCCTCAACCTCTCAAAAAATAAAGATGAGCCACATCAATGTCAACATCAATAACATTACACCAATGTCTCCCGTAAATGGCGGGACACAGGGGTACACATGTATCCAGCCTTAGGCTTGTTCTCACAATTGCAAATAATTAGTCTCCAAATGACCCATGATGAAAATTGTGTTAATAATCGCATGGAGTGACCGGCACTCCACAATAAAAAGAACAATTAGTGAGCCATTTTCCTTCATGTCATAATTATTTAGAACCCAAAGAATTGTGTCGACATCAATGTGAAAAACAAAAGGCTATTGGGAGTAAGCAATCAAAAGTCCTGATATGAAGACAATAGTGTTAGCAGTCATTTAACTTAATCCAGCAAGTTTTACATCATAAGTGGGTCTTATCAAACCGATGGCCAGATAGCGCATCCTTTTGACCACCATCTTAAGAGAGAATTTCAGTAGCAACGGACATACTGTGATTGACAGCAAAACTGACACTTATGTATACTAAAACAGTATGAGTAACAATAAGATGGAAACTGGGAAAAAAGTAATCACTTGAAATGAAGCGAGCATCGTGAATAAAACGTTCCCTTTTTGAACTGCTTCCACTCTTCTGCTATCAAAGCTCTTTCCATCATGAACGCGATGAACCTCATATTTAATAGGAACTGCCAACGTGAATAAAAATGTCACTGCAATTTACCCGGATCAAAACTAGTTTATGCAGCCAAAGGCTCAAGAAATGATCTCACTATTATTATCCCCAACAAGAAGAAAATAAGCTTGCAGATGATGGACAGTCTTAGAACAATCAACAGTTTTCGATGCTGCTGCTAGAGCCTGCTTGTATAAGAAGTAAACAACTGATCGCGATTTGCACAGTTTCCAAAACAGACAACCCTCAAAAATAAATGCATATAGCTCAACATGGAAACAAATCTTACATGGCCAATTAACTGTCCTCCGAACACGTTCCTTAACCGCAGAGCGTAGGGCAGGGTAATAGCTTGAAATAGGTTGACCTACACGCAATCAGTAGATGAAATAATTCTGGTCCTATTGAATAATCATCAATGAAGAACAACATAGAAAAATCCATCATTGAACACGCAAAATGGCCTGTTTGTACACATACAAGACTAATTATTTTGGCCTAAATTCAATCAGTAAGTTAATCAAAGTAGATTAGAACCATGGCAGATTTCTACACCAAAAGATAAGATATAAAACAATGGTTAGACCAACTTGCACATCTTTGAAGAAGCATTAAATTATGCAGATTGAGCCAACAGAAAGATACGACAGAAGTCAGAGTAAGAAGACTTATAGTTAATTACTCAAAGGTCGACATACTTTGATTGGATCCAACTGTAGTATGCTTTCTACGGGTGCATTCTCTTGTCTTTCAAGTgcatcccaaatagattttggtTGAAGCAAACCGCAGTGTTGTGAAGCCAGGACCAAGCAGGTCAGCTGTCACAAACAGTGTAGAATAAGCATAACTTCAAGGGCGAAGCACCCTTTTCCTCCAAGTACATTTGAGAGTGATAAAGATTTCCAGGACATCGGAGGAATCAGTCAAACCGGAAACTAGTTTTTCAAAACACGCGCATGCCAATGATGATCTGTGGTTACTAGAGTTTTCGACAGCCTGACTTCTACTCAAGACAAAAAGGTCTCTAAATTGCTTCTTTCATAGTGGTTATAAGAAAACTTAGATTACACCATAGTTTTTTCAATGACGGACAGATAAGCTACTTTATCATTCTTAATAAGCTGTGGTTCACATGGATGCTGTTTACATCATCTCAAAAATACATTTTTTGTTTAAAATGTATTCCCtttgtctcggtcatttgtttacctttcttaTTTATGTGAGGAgtgttttaatcaaaggtaaataaatgattgggacaaAGGGAATAATACCGTGTATTGATTAAAATAAGACCAAGGAAAGGTTGCTCTTGTACAAAAGACACCACAAAGGGAATGACCACATACAAAAAAGGAGAGCAAGATGCTTAAGCTCTCATGAGTGATCTCTTCTGAAAAAGAAATTCCAATTTGATTGAATGAAGCACTTGACTGTAACTATATAGCAACTTCAAAAATACATCTTTAACGAAGTCTTTGGGTGAAAAAGTACCTTAGATGATGCAACCACAACATATGCTGTAACACCTACAGAACCATTTACATTaactttcagaatgtataaaaaaatataataaagatgCAAGCACGGAAATGTGAACAACAGTCCTACAAGATCATGAATTTTCGACACTGCCTACTTCAAAGCATGAAATTAAGATATTCCACTTTAAGAGGGCTCCCAAATATAGCTTGTACCTTCAGCGTAGCCAACTCTATGACCAAATATTCAGAACTGGTATAAGAATCGCTACAAAGGAGACCGGTGCTACAACATGTCTATTTATCATGTCAAAAGTTCATAGAATATTGATGACCACACAGGCTTCCTCCTAGCCCCTTGTATTATTCTTTCTACAACTATTGGAGATAACTGAGAGATGTAACACTTACCACAGCCAAAATAGTCGTAGCGTTTCAACACAGGGTCAAGATGAATGGCTTCCACTGAATACCAAAGAACTTCAGCCTAAACAGTATGTAAGGATGTTTAGCAAAATTCCGAGGATGTGGATTAGAAGAGAGacaaaatattactccctcctattccagataaccgtcccattgtccatttccgtctattcacaataatgtcCCATAGTCCATTTTTGGCAAGTGTTGTGTGGTCTAAATTCaattccatttccgtctattcacataactgtcccattgtccgttttgtgtggtctaaattcactttcttaattcttgtgccatcttcacaatgggacggttatctggaataggagggagtatgagaCAAGAACAGCTTACCTCCCCTTCCAAGATAAAATAAACTCCTTCGCATTCTCCATTAGGGATAACAAACTTTCCCTCATCTATAGTGGTTTCAAAATATAATGGTCAAATCCTTCATTTTGGTGCCTTATATCCAACAATGAACATACTCTACTCCTTTAAATTGGTATTGACACATAACGAACTCTAATCATAACTTCATATACTCTTAACAGTCATGAACTCAAATGAGGGCGGAATGGTAAAGCAAACGTAAATAAAACAAACGAAGCGTGTCCAATAATACACTCCATGAAAAGAGCAACCAAAACTACAATAACAATCATACCAATATGAGGGTTTCATACATTAACCTGGTTGCTAGGTGCAATCAATCCAATAAAATCAAAAAATTGGTTCGTGTGTATTCTTATCATAGCGTTTTGGTTAATATTCACTTCCTTCACCCAATCATCTACTCTGTATTTACCTATTTCATTTTAGTGTGCCTCGTATCACTACTCCATTTTCTAATTCAATTCATCAAATCAAATCGGTTCGCTTAAATTGCAGCAACATAGTAAAAATCAAATCATGGGAGTCAAGCCATGAACTTTAATTCACGAAACAATATCACCCACCACCACAAGGCACAACAACCAGCATCACAAACCAAATTAAACCATTACACTGAATAGATACAAAACATACTCCACAATGACTTGTATAAAATCAAACCGTCTCATAGTGTGAGACCGTCTCACGCAATAACTACTTACTGAAAATGTATTACTGTAAGCCTGTAACACTTACCATAATGCTTAACTTTGACCAATTCAGCAATTTTTGTAACAGATGAACTGGGTAATCTCTGAATCAGTGGAATTTCACTCAAAAATTCTACAACTGCAATTTCATCAAACAATCATGTAATATCAAAAACAGTCCATAAACTTAATTTACATAAATTCAATAAATTGGAAATGTGATTACCTGATTCAGTGTTCATCTTTTTAAAAAAATGGGAAAAAATTGAGTTgaccaaaaatcaaaatcaaccaaTAAATACATAGGAGTACAAGAAACTCCATTGAATATATTAATCATTATTAAAACTAATATATTGTGCATGTGTAACTCCAGCGATCAAATTTTCGATTATaaaaacaattggtctcccttgtgacggttaccatttgtggcgaatattttgtgagttaaaatggtaacaaaatgggttagtggagaaaggggaccacatgaatagtgttgcagagagagaaaaagtgggtattttgtgaggtaaaatggtattcgtcactcaagagtgacggatatgtgccgtcacaaacaagaatttgtgttataaAAACGTTCATCTTCCGGTGACACGCGATTTTTTTCTTGTTCAGCGCAAACTTTGGGTTAGACAATAGGTGAGATAAGTAAACTTGTCAACCGGGTTGGATAAATTGGGAATATAGGGTGGCTAAGAGAACAAGAGTTAATTCAAGTGGTAAGATAGCTTTTATCCCAATTATAAAGTTGGGTTTGAGTCTCACCCGCGATATGGTGCGCTCATTTAAACCAAAAAAATAGAATCcgtttttgaaataatgctcaaaaataaaaaaaaattgtcgttttgggtcggttttgaaaataattatcgaaatggtgtccacgtaggctcgtttTTTACGAGCCTGTATGGGGTTTAAACACGCCATAAGTATTGGCGTGTTTAATTGAAAGAACACGCCACGCCATTACATATGGCGTGTTTAGGCAGTCCAAAATTCAAACCCAAAGTCAGTAGCAACATAAGGAAAGAAAGGgaacacgccattacgtatggcgtgtcttGTTAAAGAAACAtgccattacgtatggcgtgttttaGCAGCCCAAATTTCCAACCCAAGTCAGTGGTTGTGCATTTGGAAAGAAAGAGAAcccgccattacgtatggcgtgtcttATGGAAgaaacacgccaatacgtatggcgtgtttgcTGAGATTCCTTTTTTTGttaacaactttctgtttcccgtCACTTTCTACCACAAAACACACACCATTCCCCATCTCCGCCTCTCAAACACCCCAAGTGCGATACAACAAACCTCACTCCCCTTCTTATTTCTTCACCTCACACTCATCTCCGGCGAATCTCCGGCGTGTCTCCGGCATTATATTGGGTTTTTGCTTTTCAAATACATTCTACCTAATTAGTAAGGTAATCTAATTCTTTTAACTTATTtaatttcatcttttgaatgtagATTTAGCTTATTTTGTCTTCATTGTTGGTAATTATGTTGTTTTGTGCCTAGATCTACAACTTATATGTGTTAATTTAAGGTTGTTTAAGGAAAACCccaaatttcgaaaccctaattaggATGAacgatttatgatttttaattgttgtttaggtATGTATTTTAGGGAAATTAGGTTATTGGTAGTTGATTTAtactaaatttgttcaatttttttttatagaaTGGAAATTTGTGATTTTCCTCTTATTTGTTATTGGGATGGAGAAGTGTTGGAGCAAAATGGATGTGTAACTTATATAGGAGGGAATCAATGTTTTATTCTAGCTAGTACAAAGATGACATATCTTGAATTAGTTGAAGAGATATATAAGGGAATCGGCGTTCAAagtttgggtactcaattgaaggTAATGATGAAATTTCCAAGTGCCGGGTGTTTCAAAATTGTACCCCTTAAAAATGAGGGAGCCTTTAAAGCGTTATGGGCAAGTATTCGTCATTCACATACTCCTACAATGGACATATTTGTAGAAGTTTCTACTAGTCAAATTGTCACTCCTACACCAAGTATTAGGCTAGATGATGTTGCTcaatttgtttcacttgaaaCTAATGACGTAAATGATGGGGAATTTTATGGTAACTTAGaaggtgatgagattgatgaggaaTTGGCAATACTTGATGAGAATTTGTTGGCAAATGaagaagatggtgatgatgatcttgTCTTTGCTAGTGCTCCCATTGTTGAGTTTAATAAGATTGATCAATTAGATGAGGATGAATTGAATAATTTGGAAAACTTGGGAAAATATGGTAAGATATGAACATGGGAAAGAGTTTGCGGTTGGACAAGTGTTCCCAAACAAAGCTTCACTTAGCGATGAGGTGACATCATATTGTGTTAAAGCAAATCAATTTTTCAAAGTTGCCGAATCAAAGCCTAATACTATTACCTTCAAATGTGGCCGGTCTCTTACACCATGTAATTGGCGGTTAAGGGCTACACAAAAAGACTTTCATTCTGAAGTTTTTACCATTGTGACATACAAAGGTCCTCATGATGAGTCTTGTGTTTGTGACATGGTACCTCAAGACCACATGAATTTGAAACGAGCATTCATAAGTCATGAGATTCGTAACCTTGTTAAGGGAGATTGGGGATATAAAGTAAACTCTGTTGTTACTTATATTTTAGATAAGTATGATTACACAATTTCATACACCAAAGCTTGGAATGCAAAACAAAGAGCAATTGAGGAAATATTTGGAGATTGGGATAAATCATATGAGTTGCTACCTCGTTTCATGCAAGGCTTAAAAGAATATAATCCTGGCACTATTGTTCAATTTTATACAACACCAACAACGAACCCAAATGTGCAAAAATTCAAGCGTGTTTTTTGGGGATTTAAACCATGTATTGATGGCTTTGAACATTGTCGGCCAGTTTTAAGCATTGATAGAACCCACTTATATGAAAAGTTCAAGGGAACTATTTTGACAGCTATGTCAATTGATGCTAATAATCAAATTTTCCCGGTTGCTTTTACTATTGTTGAAGCCGAAAATACCGATAGTTGGCCTTGGTTTATGTCTTGCATAAGAGTATTTGTTACCAAAAGAAGTGGGTTGTGTGTCATTTCCGATAGACACAAAGGGATTATGAAAGCAATGAGTGAAGTTGGTAGTGGGTGGGACGTGCCGTATGCTTATCATAGAGTTTGCATTCGTCATTTGGCTTCAAATGTTAATACAAGATTTAGAAATAATGCAGTTAAAGAAATGTTTGGGTCAACGGCAATGCAATTACAAAACAAGAAGTTTGACATAGGATTTCATCGCCTAGGTGAGTTGAATAGAGAGGCACAACAATATGTTGTTGAAATTGGAATAGAGAAGTGGTCAATTTGCCATGATGGTGGACATAGATATGGAATATTGACTACTAACTTGGCGGAGGCATTTAATAATGTTCTTAAAGGAGCACGTTTTCTACCCGTAACGGCACTCGTAGAGTGTGTATTTTTTAGAGTTAATGCATACTTTGTTGAGCGACGTGAGTTTGCAAGGAAACGATTGATGAAGGGGCttcattatagtccgaagattACAACTTTGTTGGAGGAAAATTGCCAAAAAGGAGCATACCATAAGGTTGTGGCTTTTGACCATGTCGGAGGGGTGTACCAAGTCACAACACGTAGAGGTTCTCGACCCATGTCACATGGTAACCATTTGCACACCGTTGATTTATCCAAGAGGACATGTACTTGTAACAAGTTCCAAACATACAAGTATCCATGTTCACATGTGTATGCCGTTTGTAAAAAGAAGGGTTTAAATGCTACTCAATTTGTGGACATCGCCTATTCTACCGGAGAACACTTAGCTTCATATGCTTCTAAATTTCACCCTTTGAAAGATGAGGCTTATTGGGGTCCTTACAATGGGCCTAAAATAATGTGCGATGAGCAAAATAAACGGGGAAAAGGAAGACGGAAGAATAAAAGATTTCTTAATGAAATGGATGAGAAGAGTAAGAACAAGGTCACATGTAGTTTGTGTCGTGGTTTAGGCCACAATAAAAAAACTTGTACTATGAGAGTTAACAATTTACAAGGGTATTCTACTACTTACATttctctttaattttttttattaccaTAATTTTTTGTTATTATTTGAACATTTATTTTTATGCTAATCTAATAATCTTCTTTTAAATGTGTAGGAATAatggaacaacatcaacaacaaggcCCGGTGAACCCGGAACTTCTCACACAACAAGAGGTACACAGGAGCAAGGCAATATTGGAAGGGGGGGACGTTGGTTCCCTTCGATGTAGGTCACACTTAGTTTCGCACAAGGGGTTTTTGGTAAGTGAGCATGTAGTTAATTTCATTAGGGACACTCAGTTTTTTTTTTAGGGTTATTTGATGGCAATAATCCAATCTATGACCCATCTTCTCTAAATAAGCCCAACTACATTTTAACTAGGAATAAACCCGACTTTACCTGCTGTCTTCTCAAAACAACACTGGTGACCGGCAACCTAATTAGCAGGTGATTGTTTTCTTTAACTTTGAAGCATCATCATTCATCAACATAAAAAATACCTATCACTCTCACGGTCTCACCATACATCCTTCACCAATGAGGCAATCACCATTCACCCACAACAACTCTCCAGTAaccaccaacgaccaccaccGCCACACTTACCAACTCTCAAGTTGGTTGTTGATCATAGCCGTTTGGTGTGTTTACTTGCATATGGTGTCCTGGAATGACCAGTTTTGTTGTACATTATTTATTGTTTGCCTGTTTGGTATGTTGGATTGGGGTGAAGCTGTGAAATTGTGTCTGATACACTAATGTATCACGATTCGACGACGATTGATTTTTGACTAATTCCAGCATAACAGCATATTCGCCTCCATAAAGTACCTGGATTGTTTATTTTTTTGGTGTGGGTGATGAAGGTTCGGAGTGATGTGACGATCTATCCATAAAAATGAGATTTGAGACAATTAATGTGAATGGATATGGAAACGGTTTTAGAAATGGGGATGTTAACAGAAACGGAGGGGTGTATGGTTATGTTGAGATACAAAATGGTCATAATCAGTTGATGAAGGGCTCTTCTTTGAACGAATCTTAGGCGAAATAGGgagaatgaaagaaaaaaaataaaaggaagaagtagaaatgaagaaattagagaaagactaaataaatgaataaggaagaaggaagaagaagaaatgaataaagaactagaaaaaaaaatagaaaagaaatggaCCAGATAGTCACCGGTTGGAAAATGGGTGATAACAGGTAAATTATGAGAACAGTTCAATACTAGTTAAATGATGTCAAAGTTCGGATTTTTTTCAGTTAAACATTAATTTGGATTAATATAAGAAGATAGggcatagtttggattattcacgtgaaataacccttttttttattcataggttagTGGGGTTGAAGTTTAATGTGGAATTAATAAGTGCTTTGGTTGAGCGATGGAGGCCGGAAACCCATTCATTTCACTTGACTATTGGCGAGGCTACTATGACCTTGCAAGATGTTCAAGTGTTGTTAGGGCTACGGATTAGAGAGGATATTGTTAGTGGAACAACCGCTTATAATTGGCCCTTGTTAGTAACTGAACTCTTAGGCAAAACACCGGGTGATGGAGACCTTAAGGGGGCTTCTTTGAGGATTGGTTGGTTGTTAGAACAATTTAGTGGTCTTCAGGAAGATGCAAATGAAGATGTTCTACATCAATATGTGAGGGCATATTTGCTTCTCTTAATGGCAACTATCATGTTTCCGGATAAGAGTGGTAATGACATTCAAGTTGTTTATTTGCCTTTGTTGAGGGATTTGACCAACTTAGATAATTACTCTTGGGGAAGTGCCGTACTTGCTACTTTATATCGCAATTTATGTAGAGCAAGCAACGTGAAGTCCAAAGACATTGGAGGTCCCCTTGTTCTATTGCAATTGTGGGCATGAGAGAGGATTAGTATTGGTCGACCTACACTCATGAGACCCGTTAATGCTACTCATCATGGACCGAACCCATTAGGTTCTCAACATCAAATAAGGATTGACTCATTGGGTCGTAGGTGGGCAAGTGTGAATCGTAAGAGGCCGGAAGGGGTGACCACACTAATTGGGTATAGGGATGCTTTTGATTCAATGCGACATGATCAGTTTACATGGCAACCTTACACCCGACAGATTTTCTCTTTTTTGCCCGAGTTTTGTTATGATGACTCCGACTATTGGACAGTGATGGCACCTATGATTTGTTTCGACATTGTTGAGTGGCATTTTCCTAATAGGGTAGCTCGTCAATTTGGGTGGAAACAATATATCCCTTTAAACTCTAATACCGAACCTAACTTGCACAAAGTTGACAAAAGGGGTGCCTCTTCACAGAATTGGATAGAAAAACATCAACCCTACATATCAAATTGGGTTAGGAGGGGTGATTTTTGGTTCCGTGGTGTAGAGGATGATATTGAAATGAGCTACTACGACCCTTACATGGTTTGGTACCGGGATCGCACTATTCTTCGCTTAAACCCTCCCCCCCCCCCAAGCTACTTATCAAGCACCATTTGGAGCCACACAATATCTTGTAAGTACACTTAATATACTTGTCTTTTAATTCTTAACCAATATATCATAACATGTGATATTCTTATACTACTTATTTTGTTTTAGGCGCATGGTTTCGTCAATGTCCATGATACATGTGATAAGGAGCTTCGACAAATGCCTCTTGAGGTGCCTCCTCATTTCCGCACAATGGTTTCACACCTACGGGACTTCTCCTCTCAATCGCTTGAACATGTAGGCTATTTCCATCTCCTTCAACCAACCGTAGAACCAAGGGAAGAAAGTTCACCAATGGTTCAAGAGTCCCTCGACTCAATGAATGTGGATGACGATGCACCTTTGGTTCAATACACTAGGAGGGCTAGACGCTCTAAGTCTTCCATGCCGGCTAGACACTCTATGTCTTCCATGACTTCCATGTCTTCATTGCCGGCCATGTCTTCAATGCCGACCATGTCTTCAATGTCACCCGTCAATGAACAAGGTACCCCGGAGCCTAAGAAAGGGTTTTGGAGTCGCATTCGAGGAAAAAGCAAGAAGAAGACTTGATGACTTGATGTAATAGTTAGAGGATTAATGTATTTGACATTTTAGATGGTTAATTTGTTTGACATTTTAGTTGTAAAACTTAGAATTTAATCCCCTTGTGCGAAGCTTATGTGGTGTGTAAActcgttttttatttttaataggcAATGGTTTGTGTTGTCCTTTGCATTGTTGAGTTTGGTTTTCTTTTTTGGCAAGGGAACGAAATGAGGACGAAGGGAATTTGTCCAgcgttgaaaaaaaaaaggaaactcGAAGAACACGCCATATACAATGGCGGGTTTCAAGAGGAagacacgccattacgtatggcgtgtttaatATTTGAGATTTTATCAGCTACTGGAAAGGGGCTAAAAATTGTGCTGCTTAAACACGCCATAGCTAATGGCGTGTtttctgaaggaaaagtagatctatatacttacatattcatatatgttttaatttaatttgtcataaaattaaagaatgatcttatgcatgcaaacatataaacaaaataaagaagaaacattgttcttacattggattttcggtttatagggcacaagagagatcacctttctctcctgttcttgagctttccttttggatgaacaaagacccaagtgtaggatctctcccaaggatttatacccaaagctcactcttaattaaaattaatattataaatactagtacaatattaatcttgtaaaaattgacccaaaaaaaaatattataggacacttaatattttcggttttatgggaggaggaagaaggaaacttttttatctctctaaaactcaaattttagaataatgaagaatgaataataccacacaaaacattttgtgtatattaggtaaaataagaggaaaaaccacaaaacctctctcaaaaccgggtggaaggggggcatgggagggagccaatgcatgctctagttatTTTgcatgctaatccatgttcacttaaacggggttcaatttgtctctataacggggttcaattttttataaccctgactaggggttgacaattcctatcgcactcattcccttcgactagccacaaccatcataacccaaaatatgcccatttgaccccatttacgaaggtcgtagtaacacaaatcaaagttaatctgaaactgtgccatcttaggcgaatagtctttagtcaaaagaatcgactcatttgaatactatagtagctctcgccacgaccaggctatataaatttgccagaactctataagcggtcataaggcccgacaaaatattcctaacagtctgcctatgtgatcgactagtcatctctcatgactctatggcacttgaacttgccatcaatcgcatcacactctagtcacttcgagacgtcacctcatgtaagtaactatgggcgaatataatgctaatccatgttcacttaaacggggttcaatttgtctctacaacccgttggatgtaacaaagtataaagtgggagggagccaatgcatgctctagttgttcttcccaatgagcaataggtatgcaaggctagattagtaggtaatcatcatgccctccactaatataatcaacataatatttgcttaatcttcctctaattttcggtacatatagttaatatgaattccatattattttgtcaatttgtcaatatgttacatgtcacatgtcacataaatttgttatgtatttttaacatattaaaaatcaacgtattaataaaaatacgtcatatacaaaaaacgacttagtaattcataattacttgtaccaaaatatttataaatcacaacaatttatatttataataattcattcaaattcaattgtttccttaaacaataatttcatctgagtaatgatacaattcgattactcagaccgtatctcattttaatcaatttcaatgagatacataaatattacttccaaaaatcgtccgtcaattttaattaaattaattgactcgtaacgttatacgatcaattaattgatcaattaagagtgttgccctataggtatgacctaggggatcaactgatcaccaccatcgcacgacagtaatgtcaaactctagtcagccaatcattaccgatatatgttgaccagttgacagtaaaaattacttcccaattgtattctttaaaatgagacttaaacatgtgatcatcatgatcaatagttgtgatcgcattattgtcggagg
This sequence is a window from Silene latifolia isolate original U9 population chromosome 8, ASM4854445v1, whole genome shotgun sequence. Protein-coding genes within it:
- the LOC141596697 gene encoding acyl-CoA hydrolase 2-like isoform X4, which produces MNTESVVEFLSEIPLIQRLPSSSVTKIAELVKVKHYDEGKFVIPNGECEGVYFILEGEAEVLWYSVEAIHLDPVLKRYDYFGCGVTAYVVVASSKVNLFQAITLPYALRLRNVFGGQLIGHALAAASKTVDCSKTVHHLQAYFLLVGDNNIPIKYEVHRVHDGKSFDSRRVEAVQKGNVLFTMLASFQWLFFMQKEGKGFEYQDAVMPLVPAPDMSLPLEELRERRIIDPRLPRTFRNKMAITKYEFSPIEIRFCYPDISTKQTKSLPRLKYWFRAKGKLSDDQALHRCVVAYTSDILFLEVSGNPHRQSGLKLRVLSLNHTMWFHRPVKADDWLLFVIKSPSSFADRGVVLGQMFNQNGELVVTALQEGLLRVAREPHTTIKPKL
- the LOC141596697 gene encoding acyl-CoA hydrolase 2-like isoform X6 is translated as MAEVLWYSVEAIHLDPVLKRYDYFGCGVTAYVVVASSKLTCLVLASQHCGLLQPKSIWDALERQENAPVESILQLDPIKVNLFQAITLPYALRLRNVFGGQLIGHALAAASKTVDCSKTVHHLQAYFLLVGDNNIPIKYEVHRVHDGKSFDSRRVEAVQKGNVLFTMLASFQWLFFMQKEGKGFEYQDAVMPLVPAPDMSLPLEELRERRIIDPRLPRTFRNKMAITKYEFSPIEIRFCYPDISTKQTKSLPRLKYWFRAKGKLSDDQALHRCVVAYTSDILFLEVSGNPHRQSGLKLRVLSLNHTMWFHRPVKADDWLLFVIKSPSSFADRGVVLGQMFNQNGELVVTALQEGLLRVAREPHTTIKPKL